One genomic region from Cellulomonas fengjieae encodes:
- a CDS encoding type III secretion system chaperone family protein, translating into MSSAPHEPTLPPLTLARVAQRLDARGAIYATDADGDLVGRWDSHPFWFMTIGRAKEYLQVRGRWSKQVPPSEFGNVLLGANRWSETMVWPKIYVRLEAEKVAVYTEHTVDYQHGVTDEQLDLHLTGGIGSALRFFAELDERYPDAVPTQAPSAPAPPPAVVDYQDPARPSLD; encoded by the coding sequence ATGTCTTCCGCCCCGCACGAGCCCACCCTTCCGCCGCTGACCCTCGCGCGGGTGGCGCAGCGGCTGGACGCCCGCGGCGCGATCTACGCGACCGACGCGGACGGCGACCTGGTGGGCCGCTGGGACAGCCACCCGTTCTGGTTCATGACGATCGGGCGCGCCAAGGAGTACCTGCAGGTGCGCGGCCGCTGGTCCAAGCAGGTGCCGCCCAGCGAGTTCGGGAACGTGCTGCTGGGCGCCAACCGCTGGTCCGAGACCATGGTGTGGCCCAAGATCTACGTCCGGCTCGAGGCGGAGAAGGTCGCGGTGTACACCGAGCACACCGTGGACTACCAGCACGGCGTCACGGACGAGCAGCTGGACCTGCACCTGACCGGTGGGATCGGCAGCGCGTTGCGGTTCTTCGCCGAGCTCGACGAGCGCTACCCGGACGCCGTCCCGACGCAGGCGCCGTCGGCACCCGCGCCACCGCCCGCCGTGGTCGACTACCAGGACCCGGCGCGCCCGAGCCTGGACTGA
- a CDS encoding type III secretion system chaperone family protein — MGLVDRAGRWWRGRSRPTAPDAGTGLEPDDEELHDRVAQLLARELGVAEPAADLPTDVTPARIAAWMTDNQFSYFVDNDGDLGGLWRGRLFYFFLFGEKSEILQVRGQWHREVAIERLEEVLDVCNEWNADRIWPKAYVRVRDNGRVHVVSEVATDLEHGATDAQLSQMLFCGLSTGSMFFDALDERYPDPAGVAP; from the coding sequence ATGGGGCTCGTAGATCGCGCAGGGCGCTGGTGGCGGGGGCGTTCGCGGCCAACCGCCCCCGACGCGGGGACGGGGCTCGAGCCCGACGACGAGGAGCTGCACGACCGCGTCGCACAGCTGCTGGCCCGCGAGCTGGGGGTCGCCGAGCCTGCGGCGGACCTGCCGACGGACGTGACTCCTGCCCGGATCGCCGCGTGGATGACCGACAACCAGTTCAGCTACTTCGTCGACAACGACGGTGACCTGGGCGGACTGTGGCGCGGGCGACTCTTCTACTTCTTCCTGTTCGGTGAGAAGTCGGAGATCCTCCAGGTCCGCGGGCAGTGGCACCGGGAGGTGGCGATCGAGCGGCTCGAGGAGGTGCTCGACGTCTGCAACGAGTGGAACGCGGACCGGATCTGGCCCAAGGCGTACGTGCGCGTCCGGGACAACGGGCGTGTGCACGTCGTCTCAGAGGTGGCCACGGACCTCGAGCACGGGGCGACGGACGCCCAGCTGAGCCAGATGCTCTTCTGCGGGCTGTCCACCGGGAGCATGTTCTTCGACGCGCTGGACGAGCGGTACCCCGACCCGGCCGGGGTGGCGCCGTGA
- a CDS encoding class III extradiol ring-cleavage dioxygenase family protein translates to MLVVAALVPDTALLVPGAAGAAQVLTAVRAAALDAVAQVVASGAATVAVVAPGPRARELTGTVRPSLGAAGIPDGLLAWPVAEMTLPGDGVATGSVASAVGLHLLARAGRRTGLRVLEVTGRQDRAALAALGRDLVGAGPTGFVVVGSVSGRHGADAPLAQDRRAPDHDARVLADLADGGAAARARIAADDPLLADELAVRGWAPWQVLVGAAADGPIRGHLLARSGVLGAEHAVLVWDAR, encoded by the coding sequence ATGCTCGTGGTCGCCGCTCTCGTCCCGGACACCGCGCTCCTGGTCCCCGGCGCCGCCGGTGCGGCGCAGGTGCTCACGGCCGTCCGCGCGGCCGCGCTCGACGCGGTGGCCCAGGTGGTCGCGTCGGGGGCCGCGACGGTCGCCGTGGTCGCGCCGGGCCCGCGCGCCCGGGAGCTGACCGGTACCGTCCGGCCCTCGCTCGGCGCCGCCGGTATCCCGGACGGGTTGCTGGCGTGGCCGGTGGCAGAGATGACGCTCCCCGGCGACGGGGTCGCGACGGGCTCGGTCGCGAGCGCCGTCGGCCTGCACCTGCTCGCCCGCGCCGGGCGACGGACGGGGCTTCGGGTCCTCGAGGTGACCGGACGACAGGATCGCGCCGCCCTCGCCGCCCTCGGGCGCGACCTGGTCGGCGCCGGGCCGACCGGGTTCGTCGTCGTCGGCTCGGTCAGCGGGCGGCACGGGGCGGACGCCCCGCTCGCCCAGGACCGGCGTGCGCCCGACCACGACGCCCGCGTGCTGGCCGACCTGGCCGACGGGGGCGCGGCCGCTCGTGCGCGGATCGCCGCCGACGACCCTCTCCTGGCCGACGAGCTCGCGGTCCGCGGCTGGGCGCCGTGGCAGGTCCTGGTCGGCGCCGCGGCGGACGGGCCGATCCGGGGACACCTGCTGGCGCGGTCCGGCGTGCTCGGCGCCGAGCACGCGGTGCTGGTCTGGGACGCCCGGTAG
- a CDS encoding type III secretion system chaperone family protein gives MSGPGWLLRVLGGLPKPTKRPSPDDEQPTPLSRERIADYLIARGYRFVVDDDGDLTGTWDGSRFWFLLLGEQQEILQVRGRWHRALQLDQREVAALAINDWNRERIWPKAYLREEEGVLALYSEVSADFEPGVTEPQLAQLLACGLGTGVQMFSSLEAVLPRDDAPPPDVPDN, from the coding sequence GTGAGCGGACCCGGCTGGCTGCTCAGGGTGCTCGGCGGGCTGCCCAAGCCCACCAAACGTCCCTCGCCCGACGACGAGCAACCGACTCCCCTGAGCCGTGAACGGATCGCCGACTACCTGATCGCCCGCGGCTACCGCTTCGTCGTGGACGACGACGGCGACCTCACGGGGACCTGGGACGGCAGCCGCTTCTGGTTCCTGCTCCTGGGTGAGCAGCAGGAGATCCTGCAGGTCCGGGGCCGTTGGCACCGTGCCCTGCAGCTGGACCAGCGCGAGGTCGCTGCCCTCGCGATCAACGACTGGAACCGCGAGCGCATCTGGCCGAAGGCGTACCTGCGCGAGGAGGAGGGCGTCCTCGCGCTCTACAGCGAGGTGTCCGCCGACTTCGAGCCCGGGGTGACCGAGCCGCAGCTGGCTCAGCTGCTGGCGTGCGGCCTGGGCACGGGCGTGCAGATGTTCTCCTCGCTCGAGGCGGTCCTGCCACGGGACGACGCGCCACCGCCGGACGTCCCGGACAACTGA